The Streptococcus parasanguinis genomic sequence AAGCGGGTACCTGATAGCCCAACTCTTGAAAAAGGCGTCGTTGGTCCGCCTGCTGATAAAAGGTCCGGTAGCGTTGAAGACTCGGACCGACAATCATGATCGATGCTTCTTTGAAAAATCCAGTTTCTTCCAATCGGAACAAGAGATTTAAAATCTGTTTATCCGCAAAAGCTAGGAGCAAGCGAGATCCAGTACAAGAAAGAAGAGTCGTCCTAAGAGCATCCAGCTTGAGCTTGCTGACCACAACCTGTTCTCCAGCTTCTTGTGTGATAGTATTTTCTTCGCCCAGATAAAGGACAAGAGCATTCCCGTCCTTGGCATTGAGTTTTTGGGCTTCATTTACCGCAGCCAAGAGGCTAATATCCTGATAAGAATCTCCACATAGGAGAAGCAATTTCTGGTTTTGTTTCATTATTCCTTCTCCCTTCTACTTTCGTGAATTTTGGCATCAATCAACTCTAAAAATTCATCGTAAAAATAGAGATTTTCCCTTGGCCCTGGACTAGCATCCACTTGGAATTGAACCCCTAAAATCGGTTGGTAACGATGGCGAAAAGCTTCGATACTATGGTCATTGACGTTTTCATGCGTGACCAATAAATCATGGGGTAGGCTATCGCGTGCGATGCTATACAAGTGATTTTGACTCGTTATCTCGATTTTTCCTGTCGCAATTTCACGAACAGGAATATTTAATCCGAAGTGTCCAACTTCCATAGGAGCTAGCTCCGCTCCATAAGCTTGAGCCAGTACCTGTGCTCCCAAGCCCATGCCCCAGATCGGAATCTGACCATTGAGCTTTTTGATCAAGCGACAGAGTTTTTTCACCTGATGGGGATCGCCAGGCCCACTAGATAAAATAACGCCATCGGGCTGCTGTTCCATCAGTTCATCATAAGAGATATCATAGGGATAGACCGTGACATTACAGTCCCTTTGACTCAGCTGGCGCAAGACAGAGTGCTTGACCCCTAGATCGATCAAGGCAATACTCTTTCCAAAACCTGGTACAGCATAGGCCGTTTTTGTCGAGACTTGACGCACTTGGTCTTTGGGAAGCACTGTCGCTCGCAACTGATCCAGGATATGCTCGATCGAATCCCCCTTGTTAATGACAGTCGCCTTCATCCGTCCATACTTGCGGACAATTTTTGCCACCTGTCTCGTATCAATCCCTACAATACCAGGGATTTTTTTTCGCTTCAAGAATTCATCCAAGGTCATCTGTTGTCGCCAATTACTCGGCATCTCCACCAGATGCTGAACGACTACTGCCAAACATGTCGGCGTAATCGATTCAGAATCATCCCGATTGATCCCTATTGCGCCAATAACTGGAAAGGTAAAGGAGAGGATCTGGCCACTAAAAGCCTGATCCGTAATCAATTCTTGATGGCCTGTCATGGCAGTCGTAAAGACCAATTCACCAGTCACATATAAGTCTGCACCAAAGGCTTCTCCTTCAAATACAGTCCCATCCTCTAGGACCAATAATCGTTTCATCGAACCCCTCCCTTCTTTTTACACTAATCCAATTTTATCATAGTTCCTCAAAAAAAGGAAAGTCAGATTCCATGTAGCTGTCTACTCTGTCCTCTTCCTTTCCTTTCAATGAATTGTCAGTTATCTTATTTTGCACCGCGACCTTTAAGGACGGCTTCAATGATGGCCATACGGACAAAGACACCGTTGGTCATTTGTTCTACGATGCGTGATTTAGGAGCTTCTACCAAGTGGTCCGCAATTTCAACGTCACGGTTGACTGGTGCTGGGTGCATCAAGATCGCTGTATCTTTCATACGGTCATAACGTTCTTGAGTCAAACCATGAAGACGGTGGTAGTTTTCTTTAGAGAAGAGTGATTCGTAATCATGACGTTCGTGTTGCACACGCAAGAACATCATCACATCTACTTCTTCAATGACTTCATCGATAGTGACGAAGGTTCCATAGTCTTCAAATTCCGCACTTCTCCATTCGTCTGGACCTGCAAAGTAGAGGGTTGCTCCCAAACGTTTCAAGATTTGCATATTTGATTTTGCCACACGTGAGTGATCCAAGTCCCCAGCGATACAAACTTTCAAGCCATCAAAGTGACCGAATTCTTGGTAGATGGTCATCAAATCAAGCAAGCTTTGGCTTGGGTGTTGACCTGAACCGTCCCCACCGTTGACGATAGAGGCTGTGATCGTTGGGCTTTCAACCAATTCTTTGTAGTAGTCCACTTCAGGGTGACGGATGACGCAGACATCTACACCAAGAGCTGACATGGTCAAGATGGTATCGTAAAGTGTTTCCCCTTTGTTCACAGAACTTGTCTTCACATCAAAGTCAAGGAGATCACATCCCAATTTCAACTCTGCCACTTCAAAGGCTTTGTGGGTACGAGTTGAAGGTTCAAAGAAAAGGTTTGAGATGATGTGTTGGTCTTCGTAGGTTGCTTTAGCTCCGTTTTTGAACTCAATCCCACGTTTGATCAATGCCATTACTTCTTCATTGGTAAGAGTTTCCATTGAGACAAGGTTTTTAAGAGCGATTTGATTTTCAGACATGTTGATTCTCCTTTTATAATGTGAATGCAAATAGTTTACAATTTGTTTAAGCTTCTTTGATGAGGACGCGGTCTTGACCGTCTAGCTCCACCATCTCGACAATGATTTCCTCTGACTTACTTGTCGGGATATTTTTCCCAACAAAGTCCGGACGAATCGGCAACTCCCGATGCCCACGGTCGACGAGAACCGCAAGACTCACTCGAGCAGGACGACCGTGACTGACCAGATTGTCAATGGCAGCGCGAATCGTGCGACCTGTATAGAGGACATCATCGATCAAAATGACTTCTCTATGAGCGATATCAACTGGTAAGACCGTCGTATCCTCAGTCGCCTTCATGTCATCTCGGAAAGGCTTGGTATCTAGTTCTGCTACAGGGACATCGATTTGTTCCAGCTGAGAGAGGCGTTCTTGGATCCGGCGAGCGATGTAAACACCACGCGTCTTGATCCCCACCAGCACAATCTGGCTCAAATCTTTGTTTCGTTCAATGATTTCGTAGGTGATCC encodes the following:
- a CDS encoding carbamoyl phosphate synthase small subunit is translated as MKRLLVLEDGTVFEGEAFGADLYVTGELVFTTAMTGHQELITDQAFSGQILSFTFPVIGAIGINRDDSESITPTCLAVVVQHLVEMPSNWRQQMTLDEFLKRKKIPGIVGIDTRQVAKIVRKYGRMKATVINKGDSIEHILDQLRATVLPKDQVRQVSTKTAYAVPGFGKSIALIDLGVKHSVLRQLSQRDCNVTVYPYDISYDELMEQQPDGVILSSGPGDPHQVKKLCRLIKKLNGQIPIWGMGLGAQVLAQAYGAELAPMEVGHFGLNIPVREIATGKIEITSQNHLYSIARDSLPHDLLVTHENVNDHSIEAFRHRYQPILGVQFQVDASPGPRENLYFYDEFLELIDAKIHESRREKE
- a CDS encoding aspartate carbamoyltransferase catalytic subunit → MSENQIALKNLVSMETLTNEEVMALIKRGIEFKNGAKATYEDQHIISNLFFEPSTRTHKAFEVAELKLGCDLLDFDVKTSSVNKGETLYDTILTMSALGVDVCVIRHPEVDYYKELVESPTITASIVNGGDGSGQHPSQSLLDLMTIYQEFGHFDGLKVCIAGDLDHSRVAKSNMQILKRLGATLYFAGPDEWRSAEFEDYGTFVTIDEVIEEVDVMMFLRVQHERHDYESLFSKENYHRLHGLTQERYDRMKDTAILMHPAPVNRDVEIADHLVEAPKSRIVEQMTNGVFVRMAIIEAVLKGRGAK
- the pyrR gene encoding bifunctional pyr operon transcriptional regulator/uracil phosphoribosyltransferase PyrR, with product MKTKEVVDDLTMKRAITRITYEIIERNKDLSQIVLVGIKTRGVYIARRIQERLSQLEQIDVPVAELDTKPFRDDMKATEDTTVLPVDIAHREVILIDDVLYTGRTIRAAIDNLVSHGRPARVSLAVLVDRGHRELPIRPDFVGKNIPTSKSEEIIVEMVELDGQDRVLIKEA